In one Corallococcus silvisoli genomic region, the following are encoded:
- a CDS encoding bifunctional glycosyltransferase/class I SAM-dependent methyltransferase, translating into MVPALSVVLPFTPATASAAAHFANALSGQAQVVLAGEGPVDVTPGPNVHVLAAQGGKGAAIRAALPHVTGTLTVLQDPDAAYSPDTYDALVQPLRDDTADGVFGRRPGMSPEMMAERALGGITRFVTDVALADPLTGLRAFRTDALRSIQLTSDDDAVDAELVVKLAAQLFRLTEVSLPPLQAVPRRPASAHLARLRTLVRYATVRDDADNQHEGYSTLERMDGATHYNQWLGRRFREHMGRRVLEIGAGIGTITRELEAGAEMLVALEVERFYVDRLKNLFRGKPHVRPYLSDVALADWESLKAEKLDTIVLSNVMEHIPDDASAVRRFRQILQPDGRVLILVPALPQLFGAIDEAVGHYRRYTPESLRAVLEENGFRVDTLEWMNLVGLPGWFVNSRLLRRRAVPKLQLKLYDTLAPLFAQAERQVKLPVGMSLFAVARAV; encoded by the coding sequence ATGGTTCCTGCTCTTTCCGTGGTCCTCCCCTTCACCCCGGCGACGGCCTCCGCCGCCGCCCACTTCGCCAACGCCCTGTCCGGTCAGGCTCAGGTCGTCCTCGCGGGTGAAGGACCGGTGGACGTCACGCCCGGACCCAATGTCCACGTCCTCGCCGCCCAGGGCGGCAAGGGAGCGGCGATCCGCGCCGCGCTCCCCCACGTCACCGGCACGCTCACGGTGCTCCAGGATCCGGACGCCGCCTATTCGCCGGACACCTACGACGCCCTGGTGCAGCCCCTGCGCGACGACACCGCCGACGGCGTCTTCGGCCGCCGCCCCGGCATGTCGCCGGAGATGATGGCCGAGCGCGCGCTGGGCGGCATCACCCGCTTCGTCACCGACGTGGCCCTGGCGGATCCGCTCACCGGCCTGCGCGCCTTCCGCACGGACGCGCTGCGCTCCATCCAGCTCACCAGCGACGACGACGCGGTGGACGCGGAGCTGGTGGTGAAGCTGGCCGCGCAGCTCTTCCGCCTCACGGAAGTGTCCCTGCCGCCCCTGCAGGCCGTGCCGCGCCGCCCGGCCTCCGCGCACCTGGCCCGCCTGCGCACGCTGGTGCGCTACGCCACCGTGCGCGACGACGCGGACAACCAGCACGAGGGCTACTCCACGCTGGAGCGCATGGACGGCGCCACCCACTACAACCAGTGGCTGGGCCGCCGCTTCCGCGAGCACATGGGCCGCCGCGTGCTGGAGATTGGCGCGGGCATCGGCACCATCACCCGCGAGCTGGAGGCGGGCGCGGAGATGCTCGTCGCGCTGGAGGTGGAGCGCTTCTACGTGGACCGCCTGAAGAACCTCTTCCGCGGCAAGCCCCACGTGCGCCCCTACCTGTCCGACGTGGCGCTCGCGGACTGGGAGTCGCTGAAGGCGGAGAAGCTGGACACCATCGTGCTGTCCAACGTGATGGAGCACATTCCGGACGACGCGTCCGCGGTGCGCCGCTTCCGTCAGATCCTCCAGCCGGATGGCCGCGTGCTCATCCTCGTGCCGGCGCTGCCGCAGCTGTTCGGCGCCATCGACGAGGCGGTGGGCCACTACCGCCGCTACACGCCGGAGTCGCTGCGCGCGGTGCTGGAGGAGAACGGCTTCCGCGTGGACACGCTGGAGTGGATGAACCTGGTCGGCCTGCCGGGCTGGTTCGTCAACAGCCGCCTCCTGCGCCGCCGCGCGGTGCCCAAGCTCCAGCTCAAGCTCTACGACACGCTGGCGCCCCTGTTCGCCCAGGCCGAGCGCCAGGTGAAGCTGCCCGTGGGCATGAGCCTGTTCGCCGTCGCCCGCGCCGTCTGA
- a CDS encoding glycosyltransferase family 4 protein, with protein sequence MDRANLALADWLARQGGPVRLVAYRVEDSLLRYPNVRFVRVPKPANAYLLGEPLLDAVGRFWAARTLAQGGQVVANGGNCEVPAANWVHYVHGAHAPEPVGNPLRRLKGHVSHRVYLRREQRALRRARIILANSERTRQDLLAATGVDASRVHVVYLGGDPARFASTSPELRREARASLGWSAERRVALFVGALGDRRKGFDTLFQAWARLCSRPEWDVDLCVVGTGAQRETWERAAREQGLDGRIRFLGFREDVPRLLAAADLLVSPTRYESYGLGVHEALCVGIPALVSRSAGVAERYPPSLQGLLLEDPEDVAELVRRLESWRAQGGEWMPGVAALSSELRAWTWDAMAAAVVARLEA encoded by the coding sequence ATGGACCGCGCGAACCTCGCGCTGGCGGACTGGCTCGCGCGCCAGGGCGGGCCGGTGCGGCTGGTGGCGTATCGGGTGGAGGACTCGCTCCTGCGCTACCCCAACGTGCGCTTCGTCCGCGTGCCCAAGCCCGCGAATGCGTACCTCCTGGGTGAGCCGCTGCTCGACGCGGTGGGGCGCTTCTGGGCCGCGCGCACGCTGGCGCAAGGGGGGCAGGTGGTGGCCAACGGCGGCAACTGCGAGGTGCCCGCCGCCAACTGGGTCCACTACGTCCACGGCGCGCATGCCCCCGAGCCCGTCGGGAATCCCCTGCGCCGGCTCAAGGGACACGTGAGCCACCGCGTGTATCTGCGCCGCGAACAACGCGCGCTGCGCCGCGCACGCATCATCCTCGCGAACTCGGAGCGCACGCGGCAGGACCTGCTGGCCGCGACGGGCGTGGACGCCTCCCGCGTCCACGTCGTGTACCTGGGCGGCGACCCCGCGCGCTTCGCGTCCACGTCTCCCGAGCTCCGCCGCGAGGCCCGGGCGTCGCTGGGCTGGTCCGCCGAACGGCGCGTGGCGCTGTTCGTGGGCGCGCTGGGCGACCGGCGCAAGGGCTTCGACACGCTCTTCCAGGCCTGGGCGCGCCTGTGCTCGCGGCCTGAGTGGGACGTGGACTTGTGCGTGGTGGGGACGGGCGCGCAACGCGAGACCTGGGAGCGCGCCGCGCGCGAGCAGGGGCTGGACGGACGGATCCGCTTCCTGGGCTTCCGTGAAGACGTGCCTCGCCTGCTGGCCGCCGCGGATCTGCTCGTGTCACCCACGCGCTATGAGTCCTATGGGCTGGGCGTGCACGAGGCGCTGTGCGTGGGCATCCCCGCGCTGGTGAGCCGTTCGGCGGGCGTGGCGGAGCGCTATCCGCCTTCGCTCCAGGGGTTGCTGCTGGAAGACCCCGAGGACGTGGCGGAGCTGGTGCGGCGCCTGGAGTCATGGCGAGCCCAGGGCGGGGAGTGGATGCCCGGCGTGGCCGCGCTGTCGTCGGAGCTTCGGGCCTGGACGTGGGACGCCATGGCGGCGGCGGTGGTGGCGCGGCTGGAGGCGTGA
- a CDS encoding glycosyltransferase: MRVLHVSSGNLYGGVETLLRTLALAGTNRRGGAEHAFALCFEGRIAEELRAAGASLTLLGPAKVSRPWRVWEARRALMALLKREAFDAVVCHAAWPQALFGPVARTAGVPLVFFQHDALTGEHWAERWARVTAPELVLCNSRYTASTLPRVYPRTPWRVLHPPVSDGGAGLTPSERASLRAELGADAEEVVIVHASRMQEWKGQRLLLEALGRLRQVPRWKAWLVGGAQRPEEAAYEAGLKAQAVGLGLGERVRFLGQRSDVPRLLRAAEVHCQPNTGPEPFGLAFVEALYAGLPVVTTSLGGPLEIVDASCGVLVPPKPEALARALLALIQDGDVRRTLGAGGPARASKLSAPAAFLEGLEHAVRSVARERAP, from the coding sequence ATGCGCGTGCTGCATGTGTCCAGCGGCAACCTGTACGGCGGCGTCGAGACACTGCTGCGCACGCTCGCGCTCGCCGGGACAAACCGGCGCGGCGGCGCGGAGCACGCATTCGCGCTGTGCTTCGAGGGGCGTATCGCGGAGGAGCTTCGCGCGGCGGGCGCTTCCTTGACGTTGCTGGGCCCCGCGAAGGTGAGCCGTCCGTGGCGGGTCTGGGAGGCACGCCGCGCGCTGATGGCGCTGCTGAAGCGCGAGGCGTTCGACGCGGTGGTGTGTCACGCGGCATGGCCGCAGGCGCTCTTCGGTCCGGTGGCGCGCACGGCCGGGGTGCCGCTCGTCTTCTTCCAGCATGACGCCCTCACGGGTGAGCACTGGGCGGAGCGCTGGGCGCGCGTCACCGCTCCGGAGCTGGTGCTGTGCAACAGCCGATACACCGCGAGCACCTTGCCGAGGGTGTATCCGCGCACGCCGTGGCGCGTGCTTCATCCGCCTGTCTCGGATGGGGGCGCGGGGCTCACTCCTTCCGAGCGCGCCTCTCTGCGGGCCGAGCTGGGCGCGGACGCGGAGGAGGTCGTCATCGTCCACGCCAGCCGCATGCAGGAGTGGAAGGGACAGCGGCTGCTGCTGGAGGCCCTGGGGCGGTTGCGGCAGGTGCCTCGCTGGAAGGCGTGGCTCGTGGGGGGCGCACAACGTCCGGAAGAGGCCGCGTACGAAGCGGGCTTGAAGGCGCAGGCCGTGGGCCTGGGGCTCGGTGAGCGGGTGCGCTTCCTGGGCCAGCGCTCGGACGTGCCCCGGCTGCTTCGCGCGGCGGAGGTGCATTGTCAGCCCAACACGGGGCCAGAGCCGTTCGGACTGGCGTTCGTCGAGGCGCTGTACGCAGGGCTTCCGGTGGTCACCACCTCTCTCGGGGGGCCGCTGGAGATCGTCGACGCGTCGTGCGGCGTGCTCGTGCCGCCGAAGCCCGAGGCGCTGGCCCGCGCGCTGCTCGCGTTGATTCAGGATGGGGACGTTCGGCGGACCCTGGGCGCCGGCGGGCCCGCGCGCGCCTCGAAGCTCAGCGCCCCGGCCGCGTTCCTGGAGGGACTGGAGCACGCGGTGCGCTCCGTGGCTCGGGAGCGTGCTCCGTGA
- a CDS encoding GumC family protein: protein MEGTVLDPAGGAPGATPASVMHRVRGVWRRKWVMLGVALAITALTAAWTLRQPRIYAASTSLIIDVTAPRILDGEVKEVMGEERSNYWFNKEYYATQSEIITSRAVASRVVDRLGLSKDAAFLGLPANQDPAARAKALEDADAVGLLRSRIQVVPGKDSRVMNIGVEDVDPVRAALLSNEVAAAYMAENLALKLRTTEEARTWLEGRLDELGRQSKAGEMAVYDLKKDADMLSTSLESRLSIVSERINSYNLKLTEVRTRIAAQQARVDAIHRLRKDAGNTDETWAEAVPGAKDGPIQDLKLRYGEQKAACAELSERYLPEHPKLLECNRKLEVVRDDLLKSLTNVVRSAETQLAEAQGEERNLNKLLDETKAEAFLVNKKAIEYGRLQRESDNNQRLYELVLKRLKDIELSGLLRTSNVRVLDAAQPVMVPVRPHVRRNLLVGWVMGLLLGLGVALFLEMLENSVTSQSDVEEVLGLAFLGVVPRMEAVREPRERDLYVHRAPRSAVAECCRAVRTNLLFMSPDHPCKTLVVTSSGPQEGKSTTCINLGVAMAQSGNRVLLLDTDMRRPRLHRAFGVPNDLGISSLVVGEGSLDKAVKSTEVPNLFVLPCGPLPPNPAELLHTRAFAELLRTAAEKFDRIILDSPPLNAVVDAAVLATQADGVVMVLKAGRTDRGAAKRALRSLADVQARMFGAILNDVDLRQPRYGDTYLGYQGYGPTQDEPKGGVAPS from the coding sequence GTGGAAGGTACGGTGTTGGATCCCGCCGGTGGGGCTCCCGGCGCGACGCCCGCGAGCGTGATGCACCGGGTGCGGGGCGTGTGGCGCCGGAAGTGGGTGATGTTGGGGGTGGCGCTGGCCATCACCGCGCTCACGGCCGCGTGGACGCTGCGGCAGCCGCGCATCTACGCGGCCAGCACCTCGCTCATCATCGACGTCACCGCGCCGCGCATCCTCGATGGCGAGGTGAAGGAGGTGATGGGGGAGGAGCGCAGCAACTACTGGTTCAACAAGGAGTACTACGCCACCCAGAGTGAGATCATCACCTCGCGCGCGGTGGCCAGCCGCGTGGTGGACCGGCTGGGGCTGTCGAAGGACGCGGCCTTCCTGGGCCTGCCCGCGAACCAGGACCCGGCGGCGCGCGCGAAGGCGCTGGAGGACGCGGACGCGGTGGGCCTCCTGCGCTCGCGCATCCAGGTGGTGCCCGGCAAGGACTCGCGGGTGATGAACATCGGCGTGGAGGACGTGGACCCCGTGCGCGCGGCGCTGCTCTCCAACGAGGTGGCCGCCGCGTACATGGCGGAGAACCTGGCGCTCAAGCTGCGCACCACGGAGGAGGCCCGCACGTGGCTGGAGGGGCGGCTGGATGAGCTGGGCCGTCAATCGAAGGCCGGTGAGATGGCGGTCTACGACCTGAAGAAGGACGCGGACATGCTGTCCACGTCGCTGGAGTCGCGGCTGAGCATCGTCAGCGAGCGGATCAACTCCTACAACCTGAAGCTCACCGAGGTGCGCACGCGCATCGCGGCGCAGCAGGCGCGCGTGGACGCCATCCACCGGCTGCGCAAGGACGCGGGCAACACCGACGAGACGTGGGCGGAGGCGGTGCCCGGCGCCAAGGACGGGCCCATCCAGGACCTGAAGCTGCGCTACGGCGAGCAGAAGGCCGCGTGCGCGGAGCTGTCCGAGCGCTACCTGCCGGAGCACCCGAAGCTGCTGGAGTGCAACCGCAAGCTGGAGGTCGTGCGCGACGACCTGCTCAAGAGCCTGACCAACGTGGTGCGCTCGGCGGAGACGCAGCTGGCGGAGGCGCAGGGCGAGGAGCGCAACCTCAACAAGCTCCTGGATGAAACCAAGGCCGAGGCCTTCCTGGTGAACAAGAAGGCCATCGAGTACGGGCGGCTCCAGCGCGAGTCGGACAACAACCAGCGCCTGTATGAGCTGGTGCTCAAGCGGCTGAAGGACATCGAGCTGTCGGGCCTGCTGCGCACCAGCAACGTGCGCGTGCTGGACGCCGCGCAGCCGGTGATGGTGCCGGTGCGGCCGCACGTGCGGCGCAACCTGCTGGTGGGCTGGGTGATGGGGCTCCTCCTGGGCCTGGGCGTGGCGCTGTTCCTGGAGATGCTGGAGAACAGCGTCACCTCGCAGTCCGACGTGGAGGAGGTGCTGGGCCTGGCGTTCCTGGGCGTGGTGCCGCGCATGGAGGCGGTGCGGGAGCCGCGCGAGCGCGACCTGTACGTGCACCGCGCGCCGCGCTCGGCGGTGGCGGAGTGCTGCCGCGCGGTGCGCACCAACCTGCTGTTCATGTCGCCGGACCACCCCTGCAAGACGCTGGTGGTGACGTCCAGCGGTCCGCAGGAGGGCAAGTCCACCACCTGCATCAACCTGGGCGTGGCCATGGCCCAGAGCGGCAACCGCGTGTTGCTGCTGGACACGGACATGCGAAGGCCCCGGCTGCACCGCGCGTTCGGCGTGCCCAACGACCTGGGCATCAGCTCGCTGGTGGTGGGCGAGGGCTCGCTGGACAAGGCGGTGAAGAGCACGGAGGTGCCCAACCTCTTCGTGCTGCCGTGTGGGCCGCTGCCGCCCAACCCCGCGGAGCTGTTGCACACGCGCGCCTTCGCGGAGCTCCTGCGCACGGCGGCGGAGAAGTTCGACCGCATCATCCTGGACAGCCCGCCGCTCAACGCGGTGGTGGACGCCGCAGTGCTGGCCACGCAGGCGGACGGCGTGGTGATGGTGCTCAAGGCGGGGCGCACGGACCGCGGTGCCGCGAAGCGCGCGCTGCGCTCGCTGGCGGACGTGCAGGCCCGGATGTTCGGCGCCATCCTCAACGACGTGGACCTGCGCCAGCCGCGCTACGGCGACACGTACCTGGGCTACCAGGGCTATGGCCCGACGCAGGACGAGCCGAAGGGCGGGGTGGCGCCGTCGTGA
- a CDS encoding c-type cytochrome: MTTRWSLLFPLLLCAPAAAFADDTAALWDKSCKGCHGADGRAQTRMGKKESIPDMSRASWQKAESDAELRGVIANGSSDNPKMKAYKDKLTPEQIDALVGYIRTFKAK, translated from the coding sequence ATGACGACGCGGTGGTCCCTGCTGTTCCCCCTCCTGCTGTGCGCCCCAGCCGCTGCCTTCGCCGACGACACCGCGGCGCTCTGGGACAAGAGCTGCAAGGGGTGCCACGGCGCGGATGGCCGTGCCCAGACCCGCATGGGCAAGAAGGAGTCCATCCCCGACATGAGCCGGGCCTCCTGGCAGAAGGCCGAGTCGGACGCCGAGCTGCGCGGGGTCATCGCCAACGGCTCCTCCGACAACCCCAAGATGAAGGCCTACAAGGACAAGCTCACCCCGGAGCAGATCGACGCCCTGGTGGGATACATCCGCACCTTCAAGGCGAAGTAG
- a CDS encoding glycosyltransferase family 4 protein: MKRPWKLVTVSHSYVVTLNRRLANEMTRVGAGRWDVTAVAPRAFHGDLGPLVLQRDATESVNLEAVRVFFSRSLHGFVYGPELRARLSDGVDLVHAWEEPYVFSGLEVALLTPRHVPLVFCTFQNLAKRYPPPFAQAERFVVRRAAGWIAWGQTVHDTLLARPGYALRPSRFIPVGVDVEHFQPSPEAGRAFREGLGWKHEGPPVVGCLGRFVPEKGLRLLMGALDALRTPWRALFVGGGPMEGELRAWAERHGDSVRIVTGVKHAEVPRALNAMDVLCAPSQTTPAWKEQFGRMLAEAFACGVPVFASDSGEIPHTVGDAGRILPEADGNAWTAALAELLESPALRQELAARGRERATSRFAWPVVARAHLDFFEQVLQRGT; this comes from the coding sequence ATGAAGCGCCCCTGGAAGCTCGTCACCGTCTCGCACTCGTATGTCGTCACCCTCAACCGGCGGCTGGCCAACGAGATGACCCGCGTGGGAGCGGGCCGCTGGGATGTCACCGCCGTGGCGCCTCGCGCCTTCCATGGGGATCTGGGCCCGCTGGTGCTCCAGCGCGACGCCACCGAGTCCGTGAACCTGGAGGCCGTGCGCGTCTTCTTCAGCCGCTCCCTGCACGGCTTCGTCTACGGACCCGAGCTGCGCGCACGGCTGTCGGACGGCGTGGATCTGGTGCACGCATGGGAGGAGCCCTATGTGTTCTCGGGCCTGGAGGTGGCGCTGCTGACACCGCGCCACGTGCCGCTCGTCTTCTGCACGTTCCAGAACCTGGCCAAGCGCTATCCCCCACCCTTCGCGCAGGCCGAGCGTTTCGTGGTGCGCCGCGCCGCGGGGTGGATCGCCTGGGGCCAGACCGTACACGACACGCTCCTCGCCCGGCCCGGCTATGCGCTGCGTCCCTCGCGCTTCATCCCCGTGGGAGTGGACGTGGAGCACTTCCAGCCATCGCCTGAAGCAGGCCGCGCCTTCCGCGAGGGCCTCGGCTGGAAGCACGAAGGACCTCCCGTGGTGGGCTGCCTGGGGCGCTTCGTTCCGGAGAAGGGCCTGCGCCTGCTCATGGGCGCGCTCGACGCCCTGCGCACTCCGTGGCGTGCCCTCTTCGTCGGTGGCGGCCCCATGGAAGGAGAGCTGCGCGCATGGGCGGAGCGCCATGGAGATTCCGTGCGCATCGTCACGGGCGTCAAGCACGCGGAGGTCCCTCGCGCGCTCAACGCGATGGACGTGCTCTGCGCGCCCAGCCAGACGACGCCCGCGTGGAAGGAGCAGTTCGGCCGGATGCTCGCGGAGGCCTTCGCGTGTGGCGTGCCCGTGTTCGCCAGTGACTCGGGAGAGATTCCGCACACCGTGGGGGACGCCGGTCGAATCCTTCCGGAGGCGGATGGCAACGCGTGGACCGCCGCGCTCGCGGAGCTGTTGGAGAGCCCCGCCCTGCGCCAGGAGCTGGCCGCGAGGGGCCGCGAGCGCGCGACGTCTCGCTTCGCATGGCCGGTGGTTGCCCGGGCGCACCTCGACTTCTTCGAGCAGGTGCTCCAGCGGGGCACCTGA
- a CDS encoding glycosyltransferase family 4 protein has protein sequence MRILFLNPVGILGGAERALVDLLACLRKMEPALSLHLIAGTDGPLVELARGLGVETRVLALPDSLAALGDSGLRGQGRAGLWRFTRDLAPTPLMLARYGLELRRAVRDVAPDLIHSNGIKTHLLSAATTGLAIPLVWHVHDFLGERPLVRRALMGMRLLASAAIANSQAVGEDARAVLGEVPVHVVPNGVDVERFSPGPGDGAHLDELAALPPAPPGTPRVGLVATYARWKGHDVFLEAAALLTRQRPDLPVRFYLVGAPLYRTAGSQFTEAELREWVERHGLTGRVGFVPFQPEPARVYRDLDVFVHASTRREPFGLTIAEALACGRAAVISRSSGAAESLRNEADVLAIAPGNANTLAAALRRLLEDEGLRDTLAFSARATAVYRFSRERYTRDILEVYRGLVSPRGHS, from the coding sequence GTGCGCATCCTGTTCCTCAACCCCGTGGGAATCCTGGGCGGCGCCGAGCGCGCGCTCGTCGATCTCCTCGCCTGTCTGCGCAAGATGGAGCCCGCGCTGTCGCTGCACCTCATCGCGGGCACGGACGGGCCACTCGTGGAGCTTGCCCGGGGCCTCGGCGTGGAGACCCGCGTGCTCGCGCTTCCCGACTCCCTGGCCGCGCTCGGCGACAGTGGACTGAGGGGCCAGGGCCGGGCCGGCCTCTGGCGCTTCACGCGCGACCTGGCTCCCACGCCGCTGATGCTGGCCCGCTACGGCCTGGAGCTCCGGCGCGCGGTGCGCGACGTGGCGCCCGACCTGATCCATTCCAATGGCATCAAGACGCACCTGTTGAGCGCGGCCACCACCGGGCTCGCGATTCCGCTCGTGTGGCACGTGCACGACTTCCTCGGTGAACGTCCCCTCGTGCGCCGTGCCCTCATGGGGATGCGGCTCCTGGCGTCGGCCGCCATCGCGAACTCGCAGGCCGTGGGCGAAGACGCGCGCGCCGTGCTCGGGGAGGTGCCCGTGCACGTCGTCCCCAACGGCGTGGACGTGGAGCGGTTCTCCCCGGGTCCTGGTGACGGCGCGCACCTAGATGAACTGGCGGCGCTGCCCCCCGCGCCGCCGGGGACGCCGCGCGTGGGGCTGGTGGCGACCTACGCACGCTGGAAGGGGCACGACGTCTTCCTGGAGGCCGCGGCCCTGCTGACGCGTCAGCGACCGGACCTCCCCGTGCGCTTCTATCTCGTGGGCGCCCCGCTCTACCGCACGGCGGGCTCGCAGTTCACCGAAGCGGAGCTGCGCGAGTGGGTGGAGCGCCACGGCCTGACGGGCCGCGTGGGCTTCGTGCCCTTCCAGCCCGAGCCCGCCCGCGTCTACCGGGACCTGGACGTCTTCGTGCACGCGAGCACCCGCCGCGAACCCTTCGGCCTCACCATCGCGGAGGCGCTCGCCTGCGGCCGTGCCGCCGTCATCTCGCGGTCCAGCGGCGCCGCGGAGTCGCTGCGGAACGAAGCGGACGTCCTGGCCATCGCCCCCGGAAACGCGAACACGCTCGCGGCGGCGCTGCGCCGGCTGTTGGAGGACGAAGGCCTGCGAGACACCCTGGCCTTCTCTGCCCGCGCGACCGCCGTCTACCGCTTCTCCCGCGAGCGCTACACCCGGGACATCCTCGAGGTGTACCGGGGCCTCGTCTCCCCGCGAGGACATTCATGA
- a CDS encoding glycosyltransferase encodes MTGAGLRVLHLGKFYPPASGGMEAHVRTLAKAQAALGAQVEVLCANHSVDGTGTSHEFHGRSPTREDWDGPVRVVRLGRLASVARMDVMPSLPFVLRRALARGVDVVHLHVPNPSMVLALDAVPRLPPVVVTHQSDIIRQKVAGALFRPFEWMLYSRAARLLATSEAYVRGSSLLSTFRSKVRVLPLGIELEAYLHPSTEAREAQARWTAEAAGGPLWLMVGRLVYYKGLFTALDALVHAPGRLVIVGEGPLAEEGRARARALGIEARVTWAGYLSPDALAGAYRAATALWFPSNARSEAYGLSQVEALASGLPVINTAVPDSGVAWVSLHERTGLTVPVGDARALAAAARRLVEEPGLRERLGRGARERALGEFGHDVMASRSLELYAEALGRQPLAEVRPGASVRHVAGGS; translated from the coding sequence GTGACGGGCGCGGGCCTGCGGGTGCTGCACCTGGGGAAGTTCTACCCGCCCGCCTCCGGTGGAATGGAGGCGCACGTGCGCACGCTGGCGAAGGCGCAGGCCGCGCTGGGCGCGCAGGTGGAGGTGCTGTGCGCGAACCACTCGGTGGATGGCACCGGCACCAGCCACGAGTTCCACGGCCGCAGTCCCACCCGGGAGGACTGGGATGGTCCGGTGCGCGTGGTGCGCCTGGGCCGGCTGGCGTCCGTGGCCCGCATGGATGTGATGCCGTCGCTGCCCTTCGTGCTGCGGCGTGCGCTGGCGCGGGGCGTGGACGTGGTGCACCTGCATGTGCCCAACCCGAGCATGGTGCTGGCGCTGGATGCCGTGCCGCGCCTGCCCCCGGTGGTGGTGACGCACCAGAGCGACATCATCCGCCAGAAGGTCGCGGGCGCGCTCTTCCGGCCGTTCGAGTGGATGTTGTACTCGCGCGCCGCGCGGCTGCTGGCCACGAGCGAGGCGTACGTGCGCGGCTCGTCGCTGCTCTCCACGTTCAGGTCGAAGGTGCGGGTGTTGCCGCTGGGCATCGAGCTGGAGGCATACCTGCACCCGTCCACGGAGGCCCGCGAAGCCCAGGCCCGCTGGACGGCGGAGGCCGCGGGCGGGCCGCTGTGGCTGATGGTGGGGCGGCTCGTCTACTACAAGGGACTGTTCACGGCGCTGGATGCGCTGGTGCACGCGCCGGGCAGGCTCGTCATCGTGGGCGAGGGACCGCTGGCGGAGGAGGGACGTGCGCGGGCCCGCGCGCTGGGCATCGAGGCGCGCGTGACGTGGGCGGGCTATCTGTCGCCGGATGCGCTCGCGGGCGCGTACCGGGCCGCCACCGCGCTGTGGTTCCCGAGCAACGCGCGCAGCGAGGCGTATGGCCTGTCGCAGGTGGAGGCGCTGGCCAGTGGGCTGCCCGTCATCAACACCGCGGTCCCGGATTCGGGCGTGGCGTGGGTGAGCCTCCACGAGCGCACCGGGCTCACGGTGCCGGTGGGGGATGCGCGGGCCCTCGCGGCGGCGGCGCGCCGGCTGGTGGAGGAGCCGGGCCTTCGGGAGCGGCTGGGGCGTGGAGCGCGGGAGCGGGCGCTAGGTGAGTTCGGCCACGACGTGATGGCGTCGCGCAGCCTGGAGTTGTACGCGGAGGCGCTTGGACGTCAGCCCCTGGCGGAGGTCCGGCCGGGTGCGTCCGTCCGGCACGTCGCGGGTGGGAGCTGA